The genomic segment CGCGACCTCGGTGCATCCGTTGCGCACGATAAGATCGAGCAGATTGTGGTCGACTTTGATCGGCTTGAAGAGTGGTCTGATGTGCTCGTCGGTGACGACGTTTTTTGCGCATTCGGGTCGACGATCAAGAAGGCCGGTTCGAAAGAACGATTTCAACAGATCGACTTCACGTACCCATCGACATTCGCGCGACTCGTAAGACGCAACGGCGCCGAACATTTTTCACTCGTGAGTTCGATCGGGGCGAAGGCACGCAGCCGCACGTTCTATCTTCGGGTCAAGGGCGAGCTGGAGGACGCAATCGTCGACCAGGACTGGCCGAGCGTGACCATCCTGCGGCCGTCGGTGATCGGCGGAGAAAGATCGGAGTCCAGGTTTGCCGAACGGCTGGGGCAACGCCTGTTTCGTCATGCTCCCGCGTCTTTTCGTACCGTTGAGGCAACTGACATCGCCAGAGCTATGCTCGAACTGGCACGACAGCGACGGAATGGTGTGCAAGTCGTGGAATCACGGGACATAAAAGATCGAGGCCGGCGGTTAATTCGAACCCTGTATCGGGAGGCGGGGCGAAGCGGAGATTAGCAACGAAATGTCGGGCAATAGATTACACGCGAGAGCTTGTTCAACGAGCTCCGACTCATCGCGAACGCGGTAGTTGCCCCTGACCGG from the Rhodothermales bacterium genome contains:
- a CDS encoding NAD(P)H-binding protein — protein: MQISHPGPTGASTTEPRTAILLGASGLVGTECLSQLCASPLYPRVLVVTRRDLGASVAHDKIEQIVVDFDRLEEWSDVLVGDDVFCAFGSTIKKAGSKERFQQIDFTYPSTFARLVRRNGAEHFSLVSSIGAKARSRTFYLRVKGELEDAIVDQDWPSVTILRPSVIGGERSESRFAERLGQRLFRHAPASFRTVEATDIARAMLELARQRRNGVQVVESRDIKDRGRRLIRTLYREAGRSGD